One window of the Natronomonas marina genome contains the following:
- a CDS encoding AbrB/MazE/SpoVT family DNA-binding domain-containing protein, which translates to MPRVTTKGQVTIPKRIREELGIEPGDEVTFVETGSGYEIRKEAPTTEAGGDPFERHRGAAGDGAMPERMRRLRGEYPRRVENDGEADS; encoded by the coding sequence ATGCCACGAGTAACGACGAAGGGGCAGGTGACGATTCCCAAGCGGATACGCGAAGAACTCGGCATCGAACCGGGCGACGAGGTGACGTTCGTCGAGACGGGGTCGGGATACGAGATACGGAAGGAGGCCCCGACGACGGAAGCCGGCGGGGACCCCTTCGAGCGGCATCGTGGCGCGGCGGGCGACGGGGCGATGCCCGAACGGATGCGGCGACTCCGCGGCGAGTACCCCCGTCGAGTCGAGAACGACGGAGAGGCGGACTCGTGA
- a CDS encoding site-2 protease family protein, which yields MWNFRVGTVTDIPIRLNVTFLVFLPVLAWLISRPEQLAFYAGAVEWISPHPVDLAALQAGNTPIVLGVGAAVGLFVGVLLHELGHSWTARRYGITITSITLWIFGGMAHMEDLPEDWNVEFYVALAGPAMSLLVAAVCYGLLFVIPASPVVVFVVGWLAVINATLAVFNMLPAFPMDGGRVLRALLARSRPYADATRTAASVGKGMALLLALAAVFSFAPILLLVAMFVYVAAGAESRATVLRDLLADMIVRDLMSTDVRAVAPDTTVDEFLERVVTERTTAYPVVDRDTVTGLVALAAVRDVPSAERRSRTVADLMGAAPPSVGPDADAFDALRTMSEAGSDRVLVVEDGRFVGQITNADFLDAIEVLQGLGPGHRIEAPDGYA from the coding sequence ATGTGGAACTTCCGGGTCGGCACCGTCACCGACATCCCGATACGGCTGAACGTCACCTTCCTCGTCTTTCTGCCCGTGCTGGCGTGGCTCATCAGCCGCCCGGAACAACTGGCGTTCTACGCGGGCGCCGTGGAGTGGATATCGCCGCACCCCGTCGACCTCGCCGCGCTCCAGGCCGGCAACACCCCCATCGTCCTCGGCGTCGGCGCCGCGGTCGGCCTGTTCGTCGGCGTGCTGCTGCACGAACTCGGCCACTCTTGGACGGCACGCCGGTACGGCATCACCATCACCTCCATCACGCTGTGGATATTCGGCGGCATGGCCCACATGGAGGACCTCCCGGAGGACTGGAACGTCGAGTTCTACGTCGCCCTGGCGGGTCCGGCGATGAGCCTCCTCGTCGCAGCGGTCTGCTACGGGCTCCTGTTCGTGATTCCCGCCTCGCCGGTCGTCGTCTTCGTCGTCGGCTGGCTCGCGGTCATCAACGCGACGCTTGCGGTGTTCAACATGCTCCCGGCGTTCCCGATGGACGGCGGCCGCGTCCTGCGGGCACTCCTCGCCCGGTCGCGCCCCTACGCCGACGCCACCCGGACCGCCGCGAGCGTCGGCAAGGGGATGGCCCTCCTGCTCGCGCTGGCGGCCGTCTTCTCGTTTGCGCCCATCCTGCTGCTCGTGGCGATGTTCGTCTACGTCGCCGCCGGCGCCGAGTCCCGGGCGACCGTCCTCCGGGACCTGCTCGCCGACATGATCGTCCGCGACCTGATGTCGACCGACGTCCGGGCCGTCGCGCCCGACACGACCGTCGACGAGTTCCTCGAACGCGTCGTCACCGAGCGGACGACGGCCTACCCCGTCGTGGACCGCGACACCGTGACCGGCCTCGTCGCCCTCGCGGCGGTCCGCGACGTGCCTTCCGCCGAACGGCGGTCGCGGACCGTCGCCGACCTGATGGGCGCGGCACCGCCGTCGGTGGGACCGGACGCCGACGCCTTCGACGCGCTGCGGACGATGAGCGAGGCGGGGAGCGACCGCGTGCTGGTCGTCGAGGACGGCCGGTTCGTCGGCCAAATCACGAACGCCGACTTCCTCGACGCCATCGAGGTCCTGCAGGGACTCGGCCCGGGGCACCGCATCGAGGCACCCGACGGCTACGCCTGA
- a CDS encoding HalOD1 output domain-containing protein, which translates to MSNDRDEDSDTTERNGSVDAGPTTVRHDWTQAGRPSVTLVEAVAAATGRRTTDLPPLHGTVDTDALDTLLDGRSSSVTVSFRYAGTGVTVTSNGSVEIRIDDPP; encoded by the coding sequence ATGAGCAACGACAGGGACGAGGATTCGGATACGACCGAACGGAACGGGAGTGTAGATGCGGGACCGACGACGGTTCGACACGACTGGACGCAGGCGGGGCGGCCAAGTGTGACCCTCGTCGAGGCGGTTGCTGCGGCGACCGGCCGGAGGACGACCGATCTGCCGCCCCTGCACGGGACCGTCGACACGGACGCACTCGATACGCTGCTCGACGGACGGTCCTCGTCAGTGACGGTCTCGTTTCGGTACGCCGGTACCGGCGTCACGGTAACATCGAACGGCAGCGTCGAAATCCGGATCGACGATCCCCCATAA
- a CDS encoding TOBE domain-containing protein, with protein MTLRKGFEPHLAVGETTVTGRDVEMLRGIDRHGSMHAAAEELGRSYPHLQRRVVELEEALGQLTRRDRGGKDGGGTQLTPAAVDLIQRFERLRVELSGVTAVPESVVSGTVTEQDGELATVRTPAGEVTARVPAGTTDVEIAVRADAVVLMDPRSEGATSLRNRLPGVVSDLTIEAAIATVTVDVADGVTVESVVTEESVEELDIEVGREVVAAFKTTAARAISTDS; from the coding sequence ATGACTCTCAGGAAAGGTTTCGAACCCCACCTCGCCGTCGGGGAGACGACCGTCACCGGCCGCGACGTCGAGATGCTCCGCGGCATCGACCGCCACGGGTCGATGCACGCCGCCGCCGAGGAACTGGGCCGGTCGTACCCGCACCTCCAGCGGCGCGTGGTCGAACTCGAGGAGGCCCTCGGTCAGTTGACGCGGCGGGACCGGGGCGGCAAGGACGGCGGCGGCACGCAGTTGACGCCGGCGGCCGTCGACCTCATCCAGCGCTTCGAGCGGCTACGGGTCGAACTCTCGGGCGTCACGGCCGTCCCCGAGTCGGTCGTCTCCGGGACCGTCACCGAACAGGACGGCGAACTGGCGACGGTCCGGACGCCCGCCGGCGAGGTGACCGCCCGCGTCCCGGCGGGAACGACGGACGTCGAGATAGCCGTGCGGGCCGACGCCGTCGTCCTGATGGACCCCCGCTCGGAGGGGGCCACGAGCCTCCGGAACCGGCTTCCGGGCGTCGTCAGCGACCTCACGATCGAGGCGGCGATAGCCACCGTGACGGTCGATGTCGCCGACGGTGTGACCGTCGAGTCGGTCGTGACCGAGGAGAGCGTCGAGGAACTCGACATCGAGGTGGGCCGGGAGGTGGTCGCGGCGTTCAAGACGACCGCGGCGCGGGCGATTTCGACCGACTCGTAG
- a CDS encoding response regulator transcription factor: MGETRRVVLAEDDEDIRTLVTRTLDGEFEVEAFESGTACWERLESGPPPDVLLLDVMLPGTDGLDLYDRVQADDRLSTVSVVFLTGRDESDLVAAVGEEVDYVAKPFSPSELRERLRALTG; encoded by the coding sequence ATGGGCGAGACGCGACGGGTCGTCCTCGCGGAGGACGACGAGGACATCCGCACGCTCGTCACCCGGACGCTCGATGGCGAGTTCGAGGTCGAGGCGTTCGAGAGCGGAACCGCCTGCTGGGAACGGCTGGAGTCGGGACCGCCCCCGGACGTCCTCCTGCTCGACGTGATGCTGCCCGGAACCGACGGCCTGGACCTGTACGACCGGGTGCAGGCGGACGACCGGCTCTCGACGGTGTCCGTCGTCTTTCTCACCGGGCGCGACGAGTCGGACCTCGTGGCGGCGGTCGGCGAGGAGGTCGACTACGTCGCCAAGCCGTTCAGCCCGAGCGAACTGCGCGAGCGACTCCGGGCGCTGACCGGCTGA
- a CDS encoding DUF7344 domain-containing protein, with protein sequence MSDVQQPISTETALRLLAEQQRRSILRRVTDTPDGTTVDQLRSHLGGKDAGDPAGNGSAGGDGIRLHHVHLPMLREANVIDYDAERGVVRRGRRFDDVLSLLEVIEDHREETPTELS encoded by the coding sequence ATGAGCGACGTACAACAGCCGATATCGACCGAGACAGCACTACGGTTGCTGGCCGAACAGCAGCGACGAAGCATCCTCCGCCGGGTGACTGACACGCCCGACGGGACGACCGTCGATCAACTCAGGAGCCACCTGGGAGGGAAAGACGCGGGAGATCCGGCCGGGAACGGGAGCGCAGGAGGTGACGGTATCCGTCTCCACCACGTCCACCTGCCGATGTTACGGGAAGCGAACGTCATCGACTACGATGCCGAGCGGGGAGTCGTGCGTCGAGGTCGGAGATTCGACGACGTGCTCTCCCTGCTGGAGGTGATCGAAGACCACCGGGAGGAGACGCCGACGGAGCTGTCCTGA
- a CDS encoding TrmB family transcriptional regulator → MTRDPSDRTRSTAVEQLEALGLSTYAARTFVALVSLGEGTAQEVSELADVPRTRVYDAADELRGRGLVDVKQSSPKRYWAISTETAGRHFQQEYDHRVTALTDALDRLETETNTAEQRGVWTVTGRDTVSERVVDFVSTADDEVVYMTAEALLTDDIAEALSSTNARGASIRLAEMSQSAEDELAEAVPDAQLFESLWDWSDTPAGRLLMVDWKKTLVSVLVDGNGAHPPEPRDETAIWGTGRNNSLVVVLKALFTWQLGNEYE, encoded by the coding sequence ATGACCCGCGACCCATCGGATCGGACACGGTCCACGGCGGTCGAACAACTCGAAGCGCTCGGCCTCAGTACCTACGCCGCCCGGACGTTCGTCGCGCTCGTCAGCCTCGGCGAGGGAACCGCCCAGGAGGTGAGCGAGTTGGCCGACGTGCCGCGAACGCGCGTCTACGACGCGGCCGACGAACTCCGTGGCCGCGGCCTCGTCGACGTCAAACAGTCGAGTCCCAAGCGCTACTGGGCCATCTCCACCGAGACGGCCGGCCGCCACTTCCAGCAGGAGTACGACCACCGCGTGACCGCGCTGACGGACGCCCTCGACAGGCTCGAAACCGAAACTAACACCGCGGAACAGCGGGGGGTCTGGACGGTGACCGGCCGGGACACCGTCTCCGAGCGCGTGGTCGATTTCGTCTCGACGGCCGACGACGAGGTCGTCTACATGACGGCCGAGGCGCTCCTGACCGACGACATCGCCGAGGCCCTGTCGAGTACGAATGCTCGTGGAGCGTCGATTCGGCTCGCGGAGATGTCCCAGTCCGCCGAGGACGAACTCGCCGAGGCGGTCCCCGACGCACAACTGTTCGAGTCGCTGTGGGACTGGTCGGATACGCCCGCCGGTCGTCTCCTGATGGTGGACTGGAAGAAGACCCTCGTGAGCGTGCTCGTCGACGGCAACGGTGCACACCCGCCCGAACCGCGCGACGAAACCGCCATCTGGGGGACGGGCCGGAACAACAGCCTCGTGGTCGTCCTGAAGGCGCTGTTCACCTGGCAACTCGGGAACGAGTATGAGTGA
- a CDS encoding TrmB family transcriptional regulator: MDDTSNQDQAIELLQQLGLKEYEAKSFVALARRQRGTAKDISETSEVPRTRVYDAIRVLESKGLVETQHSNPQVFRAVTIDEAVDTLQSEYVERTETLRDALGGLEPTEEDRTVDATHEVWALSGDQGLTSRTRQLVEDATSEVILVIGHEGIFTDQLAGQLRAARERGVNVIVGAVDEELRDEIRDALPGVEVFVSGLDWLSGSPFPSDDTEISRLLLADREAILVSSFTETDVDGRRHEQGVFGRGFDNGLVAIVRRLMATGLPVGDDPGDGRHD; the protein is encoded by the coding sequence ATGGACGACACCTCAAACCAGGACCAAGCGATAGAACTGCTCCAGCAACTCGGGCTCAAGGAGTACGAGGCCAAATCGTTCGTGGCGCTCGCACGCCGGCAGCGCGGGACGGCCAAGGACATCAGCGAGACCTCCGAAGTGCCCCGAACGCGCGTCTACGACGCGATTCGCGTACTGGAATCGAAGGGGCTCGTTGAGACGCAGCACTCGAACCCGCAGGTGTTTCGCGCCGTCACGATCGACGAGGCCGTCGACACCCTCCAGTCGGAGTACGTCGAGCGGACGGAGACCCTCCGGGACGCACTGGGCGGGCTCGAACCGACTGAAGAGGACCGGACGGTGGACGCGACCCACGAGGTGTGGGCTCTCTCGGGCGATCAGGGTCTCACGAGCCGGACACGGCAACTGGTCGAGGATGCGACGAGCGAGGTGATTCTCGTCATCGGCCACGAGGGTATCTTCACCGACCAGTTGGCCGGGCAGTTGCGAGCGGCTCGAGAACGCGGAGTCAACGTCATCGTCGGGGCAGTAGACGAGGAACTCCGGGACGAGATTCGGGACGCACTCCCGGGCGTCGAGGTGTTCGTGTCGGGGCTGGACTGGTTGAGCGGGTCGCCGTTCCCGTCCGACGACACGGAGATAAGCCGGCTGTTGCTGGCCGACCGCGAGGCGATTCTCGTGAGCTCCTTCACCGAAACCGACGTGGACGGCCGTAGGCACGAACAGGGCGTGTTCGGCCGCGGGTTCGACAACGGGCTGGTCGCGATAGTTCGGCGGCTGATGGCGACCGGGTTGCCGGTCGGCGACGACCCGGGCGACGGCCGGCACGATTAG
- a CDS encoding restriction endonuclease — MTLLDDLSGHEFEDAVASLFRAHGYEDVAVAARVADEGRDVTMRDGDAAYVVECKHTDTVSRPTVQKTHSAAATYDHDGPTRGMVVTSGRFTGPAETYADELRDSGDPHPVELVDGDDLRELSEAVGMDLYNGRIEILCEETLPVGEPALAVAEAFETVANAPPRAELPAPETSVVYRPVVDVEAVTRATFETSVGVIHRIDRRDHLVLEADREGPEPAPEGVVELVGVDPVDLGRERDRHGGEARRFGATEAEYREAAKETLCSALETTVTYTGDNNVTYRRECRPSPDDVELHRVRPLYVPRVEASVELSGYEHGLAYDAAGPRRAIRRDAVRRCVHCGASGEGETYTYCENCGSVSCEAHTETERLTGEVVCTGCSVTAEFFYAEKHFFDESNAAAFREEYEAMPPHRKAMENPKLAAAAALAVVLVVLLVVAVAAL, encoded by the coding sequence GTGACGCTGCTCGACGACCTCTCCGGCCACGAGTTCGAGGACGCGGTGGCGTCGCTGTTCCGCGCCCACGGCTACGAGGACGTCGCGGTCGCGGCCCGGGTCGCCGACGAGGGCCGCGACGTGACGATGCGGGACGGCGACGCCGCCTACGTCGTCGAGTGCAAGCACACCGACACCGTCTCGCGGCCGACGGTCCAGAAGACCCACTCGGCGGCCGCGACCTACGACCACGACGGGCCGACCCGCGGGATGGTCGTCACCTCCGGGCGGTTCACCGGCCCGGCCGAGACCTACGCCGACGAACTACGCGACAGCGGCGACCCCCACCCGGTCGAACTCGTCGACGGCGACGACCTCCGCGAACTCAGCGAGGCCGTCGGGATGGACCTCTACAACGGCCGCATCGAGATTCTCTGCGAGGAGACGCTGCCGGTCGGCGAGCCCGCACTTGCCGTCGCCGAGGCCTTCGAGACCGTCGCCAACGCGCCGCCGCGGGCCGAACTCCCGGCACCGGAGACGTCGGTCGTCTACCGGCCGGTCGTCGACGTCGAGGCGGTCACGCGGGCCACCTTCGAGACGAGCGTCGGCGTCATCCACCGCATCGACCGCCGGGACCACCTCGTCCTCGAGGCCGACCGGGAGGGGCCGGAACCGGCACCGGAGGGCGTCGTCGAGTTGGTCGGCGTCGATCCCGTCGACCTCGGGCGCGAGCGGGACCGCCACGGCGGCGAGGCCCGCCGGTTCGGGGCGACCGAGGCGGAGTACCGCGAGGCCGCCAAGGAGACGCTGTGTTCGGCCCTGGAGACGACGGTCACCTACACCGGTGACAACAACGTCACGTACCGGCGGGAGTGCCGTCCCTCGCCCGACGACGTCGAACTGCACCGGGTGCGGCCGCTGTACGTCCCCCGGGTCGAGGCGAGCGTCGAACTCAGCGGGTACGAGCACGGTCTCGCGTACGACGCCGCCGGCCCGCGGCGGGCGATTCGCCGGGACGCGGTGCGGCGCTGCGTCCACTGCGGGGCGTCGGGCGAGGGGGAGACCTACACCTACTGCGAGAACTGCGGCAGCGTCAGTTGCGAGGCCCACACCGAAACCGAGCGACTCACCGGCGAGGTCGTCTGTACCGGCTGTTCGGTCACGGCGGAGTTCTTCTACGCCGAGAAGCACTTCTTCGACGAGAGCAACGCCGCCGCGTTCCGCGAGGAGTACGAGGCGATGCCGCCCCACCGGAAGGCCATGGAGAACCCGAAACTGGCGGCTGCCGCGGCGCTCGCGGTCGTTCTGGTCGTCCTGCTGGTCGTCGCCGTGGCCGCGCTCTAG
- a CDS encoding DUF6735 family protein, translating to MGHRTLVAYDRDGYDLHYAHWGVDPADLTPETPFGGPPDDGTVRERAADLLDPSGGRLTDERRTAVDPDPLATGLTFEEACARLDPVEHEALYVVDPDFAVRRYLVFALRDDRAGPRTALVGYDDARDAAYLRGWLAGARAVRAVAAPAPGAVLAALRWLDPGRGTVVYPLDDERGA from the coding sequence ATGGGACACCGGACGCTCGTCGCCTACGACCGCGACGGCTACGACCTCCACTACGCCCACTGGGGCGTCGACCCCGCCGACCTCACGCCGGAGACGCCGTTCGGCGGCCCGCCCGACGACGGGACCGTCCGTGAGCGCGCCGCCGACCTGCTGGACCCGTCGGGGGGCCGCCTGACCGACGAGCGACGGACCGCGGTCGACCCGGACCCGCTTGCGACCGGCCTGACCTTCGAGGAGGCGTGTGCCCGTCTCGACCCCGTCGAACACGAGGCGCTGTACGTCGTCGACCCGGACTTCGCGGTCCGTCGCTACCTCGTCTTCGCGCTCCGGGACGACCGCGCCGGCCCGCGGACCGCCCTCGTCGGCTACGACGACGCACGCGACGCCGCCTACCTCCGGGGGTGGCTGGCCGGCGCCCGCGCGGTCCGTGCCGTCGCCGCCCCCGCTCCCGGCGCCGTCCTCGCGGCGCTGCGGTGGCTCGACCCCGGCCGCGGCACCGTCGTCTATCCCCTCGACGACGAGCGAGGCGCTTAA
- a CDS encoding 50S ribosomal protein L15e has product MARSFYSHIREAWKTPKEGKLAELQWQRQQEWRDQGAIERIERPTRLDKARSLGYKAKQGIVVARVSVRKGSARKQRFKAGRRSKRQGVNKITRRKNLQRIGEERVSRKFRNLRVLNSYWVGEDGSQKWFEVILLDPEHGAIENDDDLNWICDDSQRGRAFRGRTSAGQRGRGQQKRGTGTEKTRPSIRANDKRGK; this is encoded by the coding sequence ATGGCACGAAGCTTCTACTCGCACATCCGCGAGGCGTGGAAGACGCCGAAGGAAGGAAAGCTCGCCGAACTGCAGTGGCAGCGCCAGCAGGAGTGGCGCGACCAGGGCGCCATCGAGCGAATCGAGCGCCCGACCCGGCTGGACAAGGCCCGCTCGCTCGGCTACAAGGCCAAGCAGGGCATCGTCGTCGCCCGGGTGTCTGTCCGCAAGGGCAGCGCCCGCAAGCAGCGCTTCAAGGCCGGCCGCCGCTCGAAGCGCCAGGGCGTCAACAAGATAACGCGCCGGAAGAACCTCCAGCGCATCGGCGAGGAGCGCGTCAGCCGGAAGTTCCGCAACCTGCGCGTCCTCAACAGCTACTGGGTCGGCGAGGACGGCTCCCAGAAGTGGTTCGAGGTCATCCTGCTGGACCCGGAGCACGGCGCCATCGAGAACGACGACGACCTGAACTGGATATGCGACGACAGCCAGCGCGGCCGGGCGTTCCGCGGCCGCACCTCCGCCGGCCAGCGCGGCCGCGGCCAGCAGAAGCGCGGCACGGGCACCGAGAAGACCCGCCCGAGCATCCGCGCCAACGACAAACGCGGCAAGTAG
- a CDS encoding serine/threonine-protein kinase RIO2, with the protein MVQNVATQMAELEPEDFHLLSGLEHGMRFSKWVAAGKIPEFSRLDEEEVDYRIDRCMDRGLVERKTIQYTGYRLTFEGYDALALRAFAERDTVEGVGAPLGVGKESDVYEARSFEPLALKYHREGYTNFREVQKEREYTAEKEHRSWLYTARKAAEREYEALEALYPDVAVPKPVDQNRHAIVMEKVDGVELSRAKLDPGQVVGVLELILEEMAAAHRAGYVHADMSEYNVFVASDGVTIFDWPQAVPTDHENSRELLQRDVENLLGHFERKYPNETPDVDRTALAAALAADTFDGVAETA; encoded by the coding sequence ATGGTCCAGAACGTCGCCACGCAGATGGCCGAGTTGGAACCGGAGGACTTCCACCTCCTGTCGGGGCTCGAACACGGGATGCGCTTCTCGAAGTGGGTCGCGGCGGGCAAGATCCCGGAGTTCTCCCGACTCGACGAGGAGGAGGTCGACTACCGGATCGACCGCTGTATGGACCGCGGCCTCGTCGAGCGCAAGACCATCCAGTACACGGGGTATCGGCTGACGTTCGAGGGGTACGACGCCCTGGCGCTGCGGGCCTTCGCCGAGCGGGACACCGTCGAGGGCGTCGGCGCGCCGCTGGGCGTCGGCAAGGAGAGCGACGTCTACGAGGCCCGCTCGTTCGAACCGCTCGCCCTGAAGTACCACCGCGAGGGGTACACCAACTTCCGGGAGGTCCAGAAGGAGCGGGAGTACACCGCCGAGAAGGAACACCGGTCGTGGCTCTACACCGCCCGAAAGGCCGCCGAACGGGAGTACGAGGCGCTCGAGGCACTGTATCCAGACGTTGCGGTGCCCAAGCCGGTCGACCAGAACCGCCACGCCATCGTCATGGAGAAGGTCGACGGCGTCGAACTCTCGCGGGCGAAACTCGACCCGGGACAGGTGGTCGGCGTCCTGGAGTTGATTCTGGAGGAGATGGCCGCCGCCCACCGGGCCGGCTACGTCCACGCCGACATGAGCGAGTACAACGTCTTCGTCGCCAGCGATGGCGTCACGATATTCGACTGGCCCCAGGCGGTGCCGACCGACCACGAGAACAGCCGCGAACTGCTCCAGCGGGACGTCGAGAACCTGCTCGGTCACTTCGAGCGAAAGTATCCCAACGAGACCCCCGACGTCGACCGCACGGCGCTGGCGGCGGCGCTGGCGGCCGACACCTTCGACGGCGTCGCCGAGACGGCCTGA
- a CDS encoding PIN domain-containing protein, giving the protein MTTTVVDTNALLALLYDDEYADESEAALREAYREGRLVVPPVVYAELAADGHFEESTDLDAFLSDFSIRLEPPSSDATFRAGESFREYLDRRPDGLACPACGTERTADCPDCGESLADRQHIAADFLVGAQASVDADALVSFDAAFYGTYFPSTLVLTE; this is encoded by the coding sequence GTGACGACGACGGTGGTGGACACGAACGCGTTGCTCGCGCTCCTGTACGACGACGAGTACGCCGACGAGAGCGAGGCCGCCCTCCGGGAGGCCTACCGGGAGGGCCGTCTCGTCGTCCCGCCGGTGGTCTACGCCGAACTCGCCGCCGACGGCCACTTCGAGGAGTCCACCGACCTGGACGCGTTCCTGTCGGATTTCAGCATCCGGCTGGAACCGCCTTCCAGCGACGCGACGTTCCGCGCCGGCGAGTCGTTCCGCGAGTACCTGGACCGGCGGCCCGACGGCCTCGCGTGTCCCGCCTGCGGAACCGAGCGGACCGCCGACTGTCCCGACTGCGGCGAGTCGCTCGCCGACCGGCAGCACATCGCGGCGGACTTCCTCGTCGGCGCCCAAGCCAGTGTCGACGCCGACGCGCTCGTCAGCTTCGACGCCGCGTTCTACGGGACGTACTTCCCGTCCACGTTGGTCCTGACGGAGTAA
- the nucS gene encoding endonuclease NucS: MSPDDATTDARTLAAPDAETAAGFVTDGVEDGALVTLFGRCTVDYEGRAASELGPGDRHVMLKPDGAALVHTDEGQQPVNWQPPGCEHGCRAADGEVVVESHRTTPEESLVVRFSAVAHAAAFDVSDPESLEVVGTEADLKERVLEDPELVEAGFTPLATERETPAGAVDVYGEDDAGRTVVLELKRRRVGPDAVGQLNRYVEALQRDLHADAEVRGALVAPSVTERAEALLAEKGLEFVPLTPRGD; this comes from the coding sequence GTGTCCCCCGACGACGCGACGACCGACGCCCGCACGCTCGCGGCCCCGGACGCCGAAACCGCCGCCGGGTTCGTGACCGACGGCGTCGAGGACGGCGCCCTGGTCACGCTGTTCGGGCGCTGTACCGTCGACTACGAGGGTCGGGCGGCCTCGGAACTGGGCCCGGGCGACCGCCACGTCATGCTCAAGCCCGACGGCGCGGCGCTGGTCCACACCGACGAGGGCCAGCAGCCGGTCAACTGGCAGCCCCCCGGCTGCGAGCACGGCTGTCGCGCGGCGGACGGCGAGGTGGTCGTCGAGAGCCACCGGACGACCCCCGAGGAGTCGCTGGTCGTCCGCTTCTCGGCGGTCGCCCACGCCGCCGCCTTCGACGTCTCCGACCCCGAGAGCCTGGAGGTGGTCGGCACCGAGGCCGACCTCAAGGAGCGCGTCCTCGAGGACCCGGAACTCGTCGAGGCCGGCTTCACGCCGCTGGCGACCGAGCGGGAGACGCCTGCCGGCGCCGTCGACGTCTACGGCGAGGACGACGCCGGCCGGACCGTCGTCCTCGAGTTGAAGCGGCGGCGGGTCGGTCCCGACGCCGTCGGGCAACTGAACCGCTACGTCGAGGCGCTCCAGCGGGACCTCCACGCCGACGCCGAGGTCCGCGGCGCCCTGGTCGCTCCCTCGGTCACCGAGCGCGCCGAGGCCCTGCTGGCCGAGAAGGGCCTGGAGTTCGTCCCGCTGACTCCCCGGGGCGACTAG
- a CDS encoding ABC transporter ATP-binding protein: MLRAVEVSQAYGGEWVLKDLSIEVDPGEVLAVIGPSGVGKTTLLRVLALSLEPDDGTVEFDGTDAWAIEEDDRLSLRRRVGMVFQAASLFDASVARNVEYGLRVRRSWADRLRDELRAVVGSNGTADAVRESLDVVGLADRMGQHAGSLSGGEAQRVAFARALAYDPDVLLLDEPTSDLDPRNTAVIEEAIGKACDRGIGVVVATHDMHQAERVADRVAVLLDDSITEVAPTEVVFENPSDERTRKFISGELVY, translated from the coding sequence ATGCTCCGGGCCGTCGAGGTCTCGCAGGCCTACGGCGGCGAGTGGGTCCTCAAGGACCTCTCTATCGAGGTCGACCCCGGCGAGGTCCTCGCCGTCATCGGCCCGTCGGGGGTCGGGAAGACGACGCTGCTTCGGGTGCTGGCGCTCTCGCTGGAACCCGACGACGGCACCGTCGAGTTCGACGGCACCGACGCCTGGGCCATCGAGGAGGACGACCGCCTCTCGTTGCGCCGACGGGTCGGGATGGTCTTCCAGGCGGCGAGCCTCTTCGACGCCTCCGTCGCCCGGAACGTCGAGTACGGACTCCGGGTCCGCCGGTCGTGGGCCGACCGGCTCCGGGACGAACTCCGCGCAGTCGTCGGCTCGAACGGCACCGCCGACGCGGTCCGGGAGTCCCTGGACGTCGTCGGACTCGCCGACAGGATGGGCCAGCACGCGGGCTCGCTGTCGGGCGGGGAGGCCCAGCGGGTCGCCTTCGCTCGCGCCCTGGCCTACGACCCCGATGTCCTGTTGCTGGACGAACCCACGTCGGATCTGGATCCGCGGAACACCGCGGTCATCGAGGAGGCGATCGGGAAGGCGTGCGACCGGGGCATCGGGGTCGTGGTGGCGACGCACGACATGCACCAGGCCGAGCGCGTCGCCGACCGGGTCGCCGTACTGCTCGATGACAGTATCACCGAGGTGGCCCCGACGGAGGTGGTCTTCGAGAACCCCTCGGACGAGCGCACCCGGAAGTTCATCTCGGGGGAGTTGGTATACTGA